A section of the Salvelinus sp. IW2-2015 linkage group LG7, ASM291031v2, whole genome shotgun sequence genome encodes:
- the LOC111966305 gene encoding protein-S-isoprenylcysteine O-methyltransferase produces MAGNKLALEGKISIISFLLGLGVVIIPLIRTFAGHLDWVFDYLTGVRGKIAIAVYIAVLNGFLLIIYKGPLYKVAVRACFLGFTFGCGLIISFSQTTWTHFGWYMCSMSFFHYSEYLVTAIINPRSLSLDSFLLNHSVEYTVAAVSSWVEFTIEKLSVPELKQLSWLSLVGLLMVLCGDFLRKSAMLTAGSNFNHIVQNEKAQSHVLVTDGVYAFFRHPSYVGWFYWSIGTQVMLCNPVCIAGYTMASWRFFRERIEEEEVSLLHFFGEDYLEYKKKVGTGLPFISGIRINSS; encoded by the exons ATGGCAGGCAATAAGTTGGCATTAGAGGGAAAAATAAGTATAATAAGCTTTCTTTTAGGTCTTGGTGTTGTTATAATTCCCCTTATTAGAACATTCGCTGGACATCTTGACTGGGTATTCGACTATCTCACTGGAGTGAGGGGGAAAATAGCTATTGCGGTGTACATCGCTGTTCTCAATGGCTTCTTGCTAATCATATATAAGGGACCTCTATATAAG GTTGCTGTGCGAGCCTGCTTCCTTGGTTTTACTTTTGGGTGTGGCTTGATCATAAGCTTTTCTCAAACTACATGGACACACTTTGGCTG GTACATGTGTTCCATGTCTTTCTTCCACTACTCTGAGTACTTGGTGACGGCCATCATTAACCCCCGCAGCCTGTCTCTGGACTCGTTCCTGCTCAACCACAGTGTGGAGTACACCGTGGCTGCTGTCTCCTCATGGGTGGAGTTCACTATAGAGAAGCTCTCTGTCCCAG AGCTGAAGCAGCTGAGCTGGCTCAGCCTGGTGGGCCTGTTGATGGTGCTGTGTGGGGACTTCCTTCGTAAGTCTGCCATGCTGACGGCTGGCTCTAACTTTAACCACATCGTCCAGAACGAGAAGGCTCAGAGCCACGTGCTGGTCACCGATGGGGTCTACGCCTTCTTCAGACACCCGTCCTACGTGGGCTGGTTCTACTGGAGCATTGGCACACAG GTGATGCTGTGCAACCCTGTCTGCATCGCAGGCTATACCATGGCCAGCTGGCGCTTCTTCCGTGAACggattgaggaggaggaggtctctctcctccatttctttGGAGAGGACTACCTGGAATACAAGAAGAAGGTGGGCACCGGCCTGCCCTTTATTTCAGGCATCCGCATCAACAGCTCCTAG